One window from the genome of Mucilaginibacter ginsenosidivorans encodes:
- the hutH gene encoding histidine ammonia-lyase has protein sequence MSKTFNYGTGRLSAGLCLDIAAGKVKGVINAEARGRIAASWEAVKKIVAREIPVYGINTGFGPLCNTHIPEEDTCALQYNLLKSHSVGVGNPIPAEIAKLMLITKVHALAQGYSGISIETLERIVWHIDNDIIPSVPEKGSVGASGDLAPLAHLFLPLIGFGEVSDRGKTVPAAKMLRSYGLEPVKLGPKEGLALINGTQFILSFAVKGVQRMHNALQLADLAGAMSLEGLMGSARPFDPRLHTIRPYKGSKLVANRLFNLLDHSEILNSHANCDRVQDPYSLRCMPQVHGASRNAWLHLKELTEIELNSVTDNPIIFDADDTISGGNFHGQPLAIPLDYAAIATAELGNIADRRCYLMSEGRYGLPKLLTEHAGLNSGLMIPQYTTAALVTENKTLCFPASADSVPTSLGQEDHVSMGSVSGRKLHQVLDNLEYIQAIELLYAAQAMDFRRPLRSTPVMEACHDYVRQYVPFIKEDRIFADDIKALHGIVKDGSLLALADEAAAKNNIKLDNDDEFGIY, from the coding sequence ATGAGCAAAACCTTTAATTACGGTACCGGCCGCTTGTCGGCAGGGCTTTGCCTGGATATAGCAGCAGGCAAGGTTAAAGGTGTTATAAACGCTGAAGCGCGGGGGCGTATCGCAGCCTCGTGGGAAGCTGTAAAAAAGATAGTTGCCCGCGAAATACCGGTTTACGGAATTAACACCGGTTTTGGCCCGCTGTGCAATACCCATATACCCGAAGAGGACACCTGTGCGCTGCAATACAATTTGCTCAAAAGCCATAGCGTTGGCGTGGGCAACCCCATACCGGCGGAGATAGCCAAACTGATGCTGATAACCAAGGTACATGCTTTAGCGCAGGGCTATTCGGGAATTTCCATCGAAACACTGGAGCGGATTGTATGGCATATTGACAATGATATTATTCCATCAGTTCCTGAAAAAGGCTCGGTAGGAGCCTCGGGGGACCTGGCACCGCTGGCACACCTGTTTTTGCCGCTGATAGGTTTTGGCGAAGTAAGCGATAGAGGGAAAACTGTTCCTGCCGCTAAAATGTTAAGATCGTACGGTTTGGAGCCAGTCAAACTTGGCCCGAAAGAAGGCCTGGCATTGATCAACGGCACGCAATTCATCCTGTCCTTCGCCGTAAAGGGGGTGCAGCGCATGCACAACGCCCTGCAATTAGCCGACCTGGCCGGGGCGATGTCCTTAGAAGGACTGATGGGGTCAGCAAGACCGTTCGACCCGAGGCTGCATACGATCCGGCCTTACAAGGGATCAAAACTGGTTGCCAACAGGCTTTTCAATTTGCTCGATCATTCCGAGATATTGAACTCGCACGCCAACTGTGACAGGGTGCAGGACCCCTATTCCCTGCGCTGCATGCCGCAGGTACACGGTGCATCGCGTAATGCCTGGCTTCATTTAAAGGAGCTGACCGAGATAGAACTAAATTCCGTTACCGATAACCCCATCATTTTTGATGCCGACGACACCATAAGCGGCGGAAATTTCCATGGGCAACCTTTGGCCATACCATTGGATTATGCAGCCATCGCGACAGCAGAGTTAGGCAATATTGCCGACCGCCGCTGTTACCTGATGAGCGAAGGGCGTTATGGATTACCCAAATTACTCACCGAACATGCCGGACTTAATTCGGGCTTGATGATACCGCAATATACTACGGCCGCTTTGGTGACGGAAAATAAAACATTATGCTTCCCTGCCAGCGCCGACAGTGTACCGACTTCGCTCGGGCAGGAGGACCATGTGTCGATGGGTTCGGTAAGCGGGCGCAAGCTGCACCAGGTACTGGACAATTTGGAATATATACAGGCCATAGAGCTGCTTTATGCTGCGCAGGCGATGGATTTCAGGCGACCGCTAAGATCGACGCCGGTAATGGAGGCCTGTCATGATTATGTGCGGCAATATGTGCCTTTTATTAAAGAGGACAGGATATTCGCCGATGACATTAAAGCGCTGCATGGCATAGTAAAAGATGGTTCGCTGCTGGCTTTGGCCGATGAAGCAGCAGCCAAAAACAATATTAAACTGGATAACGATGACGAGTTCGGAATTTATTAA
- a CDS encoding MarR family winged helix-turn-helix transcriptional regulator, with amino-acid sequence MNFYEELGYLVLGSRMRRLSEAFLSEINKTYQAAGIPFDASWFPVFYLLSQNDSLSIKELSDITGVSHPAASQLVTNLKNKKLLKTTTSSDDGRRQLVQLTKAGRALLEQILPVWDAVKEAMEELANTDPESRHLLPALSGIERSFRAVTLSERIGEKLTLKQSKHEQNL; translated from the coding sequence ATGAATTTTTACGAGGAGCTTGGATACCTGGTTTTGGGCAGCCGGATGAGGCGGCTGAGCGAGGCATTTTTGTCGGAGATAAACAAGACCTACCAGGCGGCGGGCATACCTTTCGACGCCAGTTGGTTCCCGGTTTTTTACTTGCTGTCGCAAAACGATTCGCTTTCGATAAAAGAGCTGAGCGACATCACCGGGGTTTCGCACCCGGCAGCAAGTCAGCTGGTAACGAACCTGAAAAATAAAAAGCTGTTAAAGACCACCACAAGCAGCGACGACGGCCGGCGCCAGCTGGTACAATTAACCAAAGCCGGGAGGGCTTTATTAGAACAAATACTGCCGGTGTGGGATGCTGTTAAAGAAGCAATGGAGGAACTGGCAAATACCGATCCGGAAAGCAGGCACTTGCTGCCGGCTTTATCGGGGATCGAAAGATCGTTCAGGGCGGTTACCTTGTCCGAAAGGATAGGCGAAAAATTGACGTTAAAGCAGTCGAAACATGAGCAAAACCTTTAA